A part of Solibacillus sp. FSL H8-0538 genomic DNA contains:
- a CDS encoding ABC transporter ATP-binding protein, protein MSKVLLKVENLKKYFPIRTGMFGRHTGDVKAVDDISFDLFEGETLGIVGESGCGKSTTGRVIMRLYEPTEGKVTFDGVELTNLSPEEMRKARREIQMVFQDPYASLNPRHTVEKILEEPLIVHGIGRAEERKKKVIEYLEIVGLSAYHAKRYPHQFSGGQRQRIGIARALMTNPKLIIADEPVSALDVSIQAQVLNLMQRLQDDLNLTYIFIAHDLGVVRHISDRVGVMYLGRMVELAESELLYEQPLHPYSQALLSAVPIPDPLFERTQILLTGDIPSPSSPPAGCTFHTRCPFAMDICSKIVPQFLQVKPGHSVACHLYSETQQ, encoded by the coding sequence TTGTCGAAAGTACTGTTGAAAGTTGAAAATTTGAAAAAGTATTTTCCGATTCGTACTGGGATGTTTGGTCGTCATACTGGGGATGTAAAGGCAGTTGATGATATTTCCTTTGACTTGTTTGAAGGGGAAACACTAGGCATTGTAGGAGAGTCAGGGTGCGGTAAGTCTACTACTGGGCGCGTTATTATGCGTCTATATGAGCCTACTGAAGGTAAGGTTACGTTTGACGGTGTGGAGTTAACAAATCTATCTCCTGAAGAGATGCGAAAAGCTCGTCGTGAAATTCAAATGGTGTTCCAGGATCCGTATGCCTCACTAAACCCAAGGCATACAGTAGAAAAGATATTAGAGGAGCCACTCATTGTTCATGGTATTGGTCGTGCGGAAGAGCGCAAAAAAAAGGTAATCGAATACTTGGAAATTGTTGGGCTGAGTGCCTATCATGCAAAACGCTATCCACACCAATTTAGTGGTGGCCAGCGCCAACGTATAGGAATTGCCCGAGCGCTCATGACGAATCCAAAGCTCATTATTGCGGATGAACCAGTGTCTGCACTTGATGTTTCAATTCAGGCTCAAGTATTGAATTTAATGCAAAGGCTACAGGATGATTTAAACCTTACCTATATTTTTATTGCGCATGATTTAGGGGTTGTCCGCCATATCAGTGACCGAGTAGGTGTTATGTATCTTGGGCGCATGGTAGAGCTAGCAGAAAGTGAATTGTTATATGAACAGCCATTGCATCCATATTCGCAGGCATTGTTATCCGCGGTACCCATTCCGGACCCTCTATTTGAGCGCACACAAATTTTATTAACGGGTGATATTCCGAGCCCGTCCAGTCCTCCGGCAGGTTGTACTTTTCATACACGCTGTCCATTTGCGATGGATATTTGCAGCAAGATAGTACCGCAATTTTTGCAAGTTAAACCTGGTCATTCTGTTGCGTGTCATCTATATAGTGAAACGCAGCAATGA
- a CDS encoding ABC transporter ATP-binding protein has translation MSRNVILEVKDLETTFFTDDGNIAAVDHISFAIHEGEVLAIVGESGCGKSVTSLSIMGLVPSPPGKITSGEILLNGKDLTTLSDKQMRSIRGKDVAMIFQEPMTSLNPLFTIGNQLTEAILIHNKKWSKKQVNAKAIEIMKLVGLPRAEELIKDYPHQLSGGMRQRVMIAMALVCDPKVLIADEPTTALDVTIQAQILKLMKELNARLNTAILLITHDLGVVAETCERVIVMYAGQIVEEAPVVDIFQNPQHPYTKGLIQSVPDMRYKKDTLYSIPGNVPKPGSINIGCRFAPRCEFVTERCTIENPSLYKKSDSHEARCFLLDEKEGISLVESTVES, from the coding sequence ATGAGTCGAAACGTCATTCTTGAAGTGAAGGATTTAGAAACGACTTTTTTTACGGACGATGGTAATATTGCTGCCGTTGATCATATTAGTTTTGCTATTCATGAAGGGGAAGTACTGGCTATCGTTGGTGAATCTGGCTGTGGAAAAAGTGTTACCTCACTTTCAATCATGGGGCTAGTACCAAGTCCGCCAGGTAAAATTACTTCTGGTGAAATTTTGCTTAACGGCAAAGACTTAACCACTTTGTCTGACAAGCAAATGCGTTCGATTCGGGGCAAGGATGTAGCGATGATTTTCCAAGAGCCTATGACCTCCTTAAATCCATTATTTACAATTGGTAACCAGCTGACAGAGGCGATTTTAATACATAACAAAAAGTGGTCTAAAAAGCAGGTTAACGCAAAGGCAATCGAAATTATGAAGCTCGTTGGACTACCACGTGCTGAAGAACTTATTAAAGATTATCCGCATCAATTATCCGGTGGCATGAGACAACGCGTCATGATTGCAATGGCACTTGTTTGTGATCCTAAAGTATTGATTGCTGATGAGCCAACAACTGCGCTGGATGTAACGATTCAAGCGCAAATTTTAAAACTAATGAAGGAATTAAATGCACGTTTAAATACAGCAATTTTATTAATTACCCATGACTTAGGCGTTGTTGCAGAAACTTGTGAGCGTGTCATCGTCATGTATGCGGGGCAAATTGTTGAGGAAGCGCCGGTTGTCGATATTTTTCAAAATCCTCAGCATCCATATACAAAGGGGCTCATTCAATCTGTGCCTGATATGCGGTATAAAAAAGATACATTGTATTCTATTCCGGGTAATGTACCAAAACCAGGCTCGATTAATATCGGGTGTCGTTTTGCACCGCGTTGTGAGTTTGTGACAGAACGCTGCACAATAGAAAACCCATCTCTCTACAAAAAGTCCGATTCGCATGAAGCTAGATGCTTTTTACTAGATGAGAAGGAGGGGATTAGTCTTGTCGAAAGTACTGTTGAAAGTTGA